In the genome of Taurinivorans muris, one region contains:
- a CDS encoding tRNA modification GTPase — protein MDKMDKKDTIAAIATGSSAGGLGVIRISGQKAKEILTTVFRPRKAARFTLKPRYMHYGSFILKNKGQKELLDEILAVYFPAPHSYTGEDVAEIHAHGNNLLLHAMLDYILSLGIRQAEAGEFTKRAFLNGRLDLSQAEAVAEIISAPSVEGLRLAAAKLHGRLGQCIEDLRTQIEYIRRRLCLAIDFPEEEGECLPHAEFHALVGKLQTDIEALINAYDRAKPWQEGALVVLAGQVNAGKSSLMNALLGRERAIVTDQAGTTRDYLEEATSLAGLPVRLTDTAGLREIAWIMENYQNKSAHLDDERTKEIIAGINGNALSGRNAPINPIEAEGICRSLSLIEKADIVFLVFDGNAILKQCRKDTDEIYAAMQAELSLLPSHAKTICIWNKADIAPLAQEELRVLEEKTACPVLSLCAREKKQGTYFHHSIDDLARKAHEMLIAGNEIKSEIAPNRRQAKLLQNAYDELALLQTEIDFLPPDITAIRLESAAQFLSAITGLCGVDETFNAIFEEFCIGK, from the coding sequence CAGCCATCGCCACCGGCTCTTCCGCCGGAGGACTTGGAGTTATCAGAATTTCCGGACAAAAAGCGAAAGAGATATTAACAACGGTTTTCCGCCCGCGCAAAGCAGCGCGGTTCACGCTCAAACCCCGCTACATGCATTATGGCTCTTTTATTCTCAAAAACAAAGGGCAGAAAGAGCTTTTGGACGAAATACTGGCGGTTTATTTTCCCGCTCCCCATTCCTATACAGGGGAAGACGTTGCGGAAATTCATGCCCATGGAAACAATCTCCTGCTGCATGCCATGCTCGATTACATCCTTTCTTTAGGCATACGCCAAGCGGAAGCCGGGGAATTCACCAAACGCGCGTTTTTGAACGGACGCTTGGACCTCTCCCAAGCGGAAGCCGTGGCTGAAATCATTTCCGCCCCGAGCGTCGAAGGATTGCGCCTTGCGGCGGCGAAACTGCACGGACGCTTAGGACAATGCATTGAAGACCTCCGCACGCAAATCGAATACATACGCCGCAGGCTGTGCCTTGCCATTGATTTTCCCGAAGAAGAGGGAGAATGCCTGCCCCATGCGGAATTTCATGCGCTTGTCGGCAAACTCCAAACGGACATCGAAGCCCTCATCAATGCCTATGACAGGGCAAAGCCTTGGCAGGAAGGAGCCCTGGTTGTGCTCGCGGGACAAGTCAATGCGGGAAAATCAAGCCTTATGAACGCCCTTTTGGGAAGGGAACGTGCCATTGTCACAGACCAGGCAGGCACAACCCGTGATTATTTGGAAGAAGCGACTTCCCTTGCGGGACTTCCCGTCCGGCTGACAGATACGGCAGGGCTTCGCGAAATAGCGTGGATAATGGAAAATTATCAAAACAAAAGCGCGCACTTGGACGATGAACGCACAAAAGAAATCATTGCAGGCATAAACGGCAATGCCCTTTCAGGACGAAACGCCCCCATAAACCCCATTGAAGCGGAGGGAATTTGCCGCAGTCTTTCCTTGATAGAAAAAGCCGACATCGTCTTTCTTGTTTTTGACGGCAATGCGATTTTGAAGCAGTGCCGCAAAGATACAGATGAAATCTATGCCGCCATGCAGGCGGAACTTTCTTTACTGCCAAGCCATGCCAAAACAATCTGCATTTGGAACAAGGCGGACATCGCCCCTCTCGCGCAGGAAGAACTGCGGGTTCTTGAAGAAAAAACGGCTTGTCCCGTCCTCAGCCTTTGTGCGCGTGAAAAAAAACAAGGAACATATTTCCACCACTCCATCGACGACTTAGCCCGAAAAGCACATGAAATGCTCATTGCGGGCAATGAAATAAAAAGCGAAATAGCCCCTAACCGCAGACAGGCGAAACTTCTGCAAAACGCGTATGACGAACTCGCCCTTTTACAAACCGAGATAGACTTCCTTCCGCCGGACATCACGGCAATCCGTCTTGAAAGCGCCGCACAATTTCTTTCAGCCATTACCGGGCTATGCGGCGTGGACGAAACCTTTAATGCTATTTTTGAAGAATTTTGCATTGGCAAATAA
- the yajC gene encoding preprotein translocase subunit YajC has translation MLTSIAYAAAGNPGAAGETGGLFASFVPLILMFVVFYFLLIRPQQKRAKQHKEMLNALKKGDYVITSGGLLGRIVEIDNDIFTIDLGDSKVRTPRSYVSGTYDPKHLEKVSEENTPDK, from the coding sequence ATGCTTACCTCAATTGCTTACGCCGCTGCGGGAAATCCCGGAGCAGCCGGTGAAACCGGCGGACTTTTCGCATCCTTCGTACCTCTTATCCTCATGTTTGTTGTGTTCTATTTCTTATTGATCCGTCCACAACAAAAAAGAGCGAAACAACACAAAGAAATGCTCAACGCATTGAAAAAAGGCGATTATGTTATCACCTCCGGCGGGCTGCTCGGCCGTATCGTTGAAATTGACAACGATATTTTCACCATCGACCTTGGCGATTCCAAAGTCCGCACTCCCCGTTCTTATGTAAGCGGAACATACGACCCAAAACATTTGGAAAAAGTTTCTGAAGAAAACACTCCGGATAAATAA
- the secD gene encoding protein translocase subunit SecD, with protein MKSINFRLFLSILVLLAGLYYSLPNIPAIGNSFISDMLPSQRINLGLDLKGGMNLTLGVDVEKAIESTLSITGQGVRDRIISEGHTVLRPRLTDGELEIIVPKKGDATAIKEIIQKWYPNLQLVSENVYNAGSAEGLSLKYVLTDMARKEAESLTLDQVVRTIRNRIDQFGVAEPDIRKQSNNQVQVQLPGLTDTSRAIQIVGQTAHLEFRLVRDDINPNSMVLPAGTSRFPLLDKKGGKSTVILDNEVLLTGADIANARPSFDQYGSSYVSLKFSPQGAIAFEKITGENIKKRLAIVLDGEVYSAPVIQDRIAGGEASINGDFTTEEANDLAVVLRAGSLPAPVNILEERTVGPSLGQESISSGITASVIGALLVLGMMPLFYGFSGIVADILLCGTLTLLFAGLSMFGATLTLPGIAGVVLTIGMAVDANVLIFERIREELRLGMSTAEAIHAGFSRASISIIDSNITTIIAAIILYQFGTGPIRGFAITLSLGIVASMFTSVFVCRAFFEWWTSKNPDKTLSV; from the coding sequence ATGAAATCAATCAACTTTCGTTTATTTCTGTCCATTCTTGTCCTACTGGCAGGATTATACTATTCCTTACCCAACATTCCTGCTATCGGAAACAGTTTCATCAGTGACATGCTTCCGAGCCAGCGTATCAATCTCGGGCTTGACCTCAAGGGCGGAATGAATTTAACCCTTGGCGTTGACGTTGAAAAAGCCATTGAAAGCACTCTTTCCATCACGGGACAAGGCGTTCGTGACCGCATTATTTCCGAAGGGCATACTGTTTTGCGCCCGCGACTGACCGACGGCGAGCTGGAAATCATTGTTCCTAAAAAGGGTGATGCCACAGCAATTAAAGAGATTATCCAAAAATGGTATCCCAACTTGCAGCTCGTTTCCGAAAATGTTTACAATGCCGGTTCCGCCGAGGGACTGAGCTTGAAATATGTGCTGACCGACATGGCGAGAAAAGAAGCGGAAAGCCTCACCCTTGACCAAGTTGTCCGCACCATCAGAAACCGTATCGACCAATTCGGCGTTGCTGAACCCGATATCCGCAAACAATCCAATAATCAGGTGCAGGTTCAGCTCCCAGGGCTGACGGATACAAGCCGCGCAATCCAAATTGTCGGGCAAACCGCCCATCTGGAATTCAGGCTTGTACGCGACGACATCAACCCGAACAGCATGGTTCTGCCTGCCGGCACAAGCCGTTTCCCTCTGCTTGACAAGAAAGGCGGTAAATCGACTGTTATTTTGGATAATGAAGTATTGCTCACAGGTGCCGACATCGCCAATGCCCGCCCCTCTTTCGACCAATACGGTTCTTCCTATGTTTCATTGAAATTCAGCCCGCAGGGGGCTATCGCCTTTGAAAAAATCACAGGCGAAAATATTAAAAAGCGCCTCGCCATTGTTCTTGACGGCGAAGTATACTCCGCCCCCGTCATTCAAGACAGGATCGCAGGCGGCGAAGCAAGCATCAACGGCGACTTCACAACCGAAGAAGCGAACGACTTGGCAGTTGTTCTAAGAGCAGGTTCTTTGCCCGCTCCTGTCAATATTTTGGAAGAGCGCACAGTCGGTCCTTCCCTCGGACAAGAATCCATCAGCAGCGGTATAACCGCTTCCGTAATCGGCGCCTTGCTCGTTCTCGGCATGATGCCTTTGTTCTATGGCTTTTCCGGCATTGTTGCCGATATTCTCTTATGCGGAACACTGACCCTTTTGTTTGCAGGACTTTCCATGTTCGGCGCAACCCTCACCCTTCCGGGAATCGCAGGGGTCGTGCTGACTATCGGCATGGCTGTTGACGCCAACGTGTTGATTTTTGAAAGAATACGCGAGGAACTGCGTTTGGGCATGAGCACGGCGGAAGCCATTCATGCCGGTTTCAGCCGTGCGAGCATTTCCATTATCGACTCCAACATCACCACCATTATCGCCGCGATTATCCTTTACCAATTCGGAACAGGTCCGATACGCGGCTTCGCAATTACCCTCAGTCTCGGAATTGTCGCCTCGATGTTCACTTCTGTTTTTGTCTGCCGTGCATTTTTTGAATGGTGGACAAGCAAAAATCCGGATAAAACGTTGAGCGTGTAG